Below is a genomic region from Gillisia sp. Hel_I_86.
TAAAGGTCGTGCAATTTATACTGGCAGCTACAACGATTTGTTGCTAGTAAAAGAAACTGTGAAAAATGAGTTGGATTTTCCGGGAGATGTAATAGGAACACAAACCTATCATAGGCGCAGTTCAGATCCATCCATTGCAACCACCGATTATTTTGAGTACGATCATGCCAAACGTTTAACTAAACATACCCAACAAATTAATGAAGGAGCTATAGAAGTGATCGCTTCCAATACCTATGATGAGTTGGGACAATTGGTAGAAAAAGGAGTTGGGAATGTCGAGACCAGTGTTAACAGGCTTCAGGACATTGCCTATAGCTATAATATAAGAGGTTGGTTAAAACAAATAAACAACCCGGCCAGTTTGGGAACGAACTTGTTTGGCTTTAAGATAGGATATAATGAAGGAATTAATCCATTATATAATGGAAACATTGCATTAACTCAATGGAAAACAGCTAATACAGACAGTAGTTTAAAAACCTATGACTATACCTATGATGCTTTGAATAGAATTACCACTGCAACAGATAATATCAGCCGTTACAATTTAAGTGGTATGGCATATGATAAAAATGGTAATATCACTAACTTAACCAGAAAAGGACATATTGTAGCCAATCCGGTTTCAACTAATAGCACAGATTTTGGCACTATGGACGTATTGTCCTATAACTACGAAACTAATAGTAATAAGTTAATAAATGTAACCGATGCAATTCTTTCGATACCTGGCGATGGTGGTTTTAAGGACGGCAATAAATCTGGAAACGACTACACCTACGATACCAATGGCAACTTAACATCCGATGCCAATAAAGGGATACCAACCAACGGGATCATTTACAACCATCTCAACCTTCCCACAAGTGTCACGCTACCGGGTGGAACAATTTCGTATATTTACGATGCAACGGGAGTAAAACAACGAAAAGTGGCAGCAGGAACAACTACAGACTATGCAGGGAATTACATTTACCAAAATGGTAGCTTACAGTTCTTTAACCATCCAGAAGGCTATGTGGAATATGATGGAGGTAGTTTTAATTATATTTATAACTATACAGACCACTTAGGCAACATTAGGTTAAGCTATATAAATACTGGGACTTCCAGTTCTCCGAATGTTCAAATTAGTAAAGAGAATAACTATTATCCCTTTGGATTGACCCACTCAGGCTATAACGGTGGAACCAATGGCCTAGGGAATGCGGCAGCTAAAAAATATAAATTTGGTGGGAAAGAATTACAGGACGATAATATTTCTGGTAACAGCCTGGACTGGTATGACTTCTCAGCCAGAAACTATGACCCTGCTTTGGGTAGATGGATGAATCCTGACCCGCTTTCAGATGAATTTCCGAACTGGTCTCCTTACACTTTTACGAATGACAACCCTATATTTTTTACTGATCCAACTGGTTTAGCACCAGAAACTATTTATGAAAATAGCATTACTGGTGCAACTGTAGAAGTCGATGATGGAGTTGATAAAACAATTGTTGTAGATGAAAAAGGTTTTGAAAAAGCAAAGAAATACTCTAAAAAAGGAGAAGTAAATAAAGAAAACTATACTCCTGAAGAATTTTCTGAATATGAAAGTTTCTATAATAATCAGCTTTACGGAGAAACTTCGAAAGATAGAATTTCTAATATTTTAGATTATCTTAAAGATGGGTTAGTTGAACAATTATTAGATTCAGGTTTAAAAAATCCTTATCAAGATGTTGCGATAATTGAAGATTATGGCTTACTTTCAGGAGGTGGAAAAAATGTAGCTAAAGGTACTGGTAAAATAATAAAGGCTGCAAATGGTCTTGAAATAAATGGTTTTGTAAAACATGGTTTAAATCGTATTATACAACGAGGAGTAAGTCCAGGAAGTATTTTAGATGCTTTAAAAAACCCATTGAAAGTTGGTGAAGTTGTTATAGATAAATTAGGCAGACAGAGTCAAAGATTTATTGGTCAATTTGGTGAAATTGTAGTTAATCCCAAGACAGGTAAAATTATTTCAGGTAATCCAACAGCATCAAAAAAAGCAGCTCGCTTACTTAAAAGAAAATGAGAATGGAAGTTAGATTAAAGAAAAACACAATAGATTATCTTCTCAATGCATTAAATAGGGAGAATGAAGATATTTTCTTACAACTTAAGTTGAATGAAAAAAGTATTTTGGATTCTGCTGGATACAACTTTAAAATTGAAGAAGATTTGGCTGATGTGATTCGGGATTGGGCAATGGACAAACAACAAATTGTTGGTTTTGATGAAGATTATGAACTAACCAATGAGGGAGAAATGCTTCAAGAAATCATTGATAAATTTTATACTTGATTTTAAAAAGTATAAGTCAGCCTTATCAATTTGACTCAATTCATAGTAAGAACCATTCAAAGTGAAACGTGGCGAAGGCAAATGATATTTTTGTATAATTAGGTTTCAAGATGTCTTTAATTTTGAGTTATAAAGGAGATTATACAATATTTTATAAAATGAGAATATTTAAGGCAGAAATGTCTATAAAATTAAGGATTCTTTTAAAGAGCATTTAGGGTTCCAAGTAACTGGAAATCAAATAATATATTAAGACTAAAAGAAAAAGATTTCATAAAAGGTCAAAACTTCAAGAATGTTTCATGGGATAGTTCAGATTTCTTCTGTCCGTAGGAAACCATAATAATTATTTGTACCCAAATAATCAAGTATTTATTTACTTCAAATGATATAAGTAGTTTAGCTTGCCAAGATATAAATACGTTGAAATGGTATTATATTTTATTTTTAACTGATTCATTTAATTGTTTTCCGAAATTTGTTTCTTGGAAATTCTTGAATTTCTGACAGATTATATAAATTTAAAAACCTAAAAAGGTGATTTTTTAGAATATAGCGATAAAATTAATTTTCGTAGATACAGTGTCACCAAACACTGCACATACTAGAATTTTTAATAGAACAAGAGTAATGGAAATGGTAAGAAAATTTGCCCCGCAGGGCGGGACGGATTTGAGAAGCAAGAGGGTAACACGCAGAGCGCTGTTACATATTCATAAATCATTGATTATCAGTATTTTACATTGTTTTAAATTTTCTTTTTTCACTGAATTTGCGTCAAATGCTCTGGAAAACCCTATAAACAGGCTTATTTTTGCGTCAAACATTCCTAAAAAAGAATTTTGGGCTAAATTTCAAAACAGTCCTCATCATATTCCCTTGCATTTAATTTCGGGAAAAAAATTCGTCCAAAGGTCTTGGACACGAGCCAAAATAATTTAATATTGTATGGATTGATGGAATAAACTTTTAGCTCAAGTCCGCTTGTTTCGAACTGTAAACTATACTTTGTGTAAAGAACCCGATCTTCACTTCTTAAACTTTATAATGCTTTCAAAGAATTACCTTTTGATACCAAAAAAAAAGGATCTAAAATTAGCGGCCTGCATAAAGCCGCTTTGCTTTTTTATAAGGCCTTTCCTAATTTCAGATCCTAAGAAGATGCAGCATCAAAAGGTAATGCATACAACTCTGAAAGAAGTAAATGAAAAAGCACAGAAAGCATATTATTAGATCTGTACTTGGAAAACACAAAAGGAAAATGCTCCAGGTAAAAAAAGTAAATGAAGTCTTAAATTTTTAAGATTTAGTTTCCTTATTTAATTCTAGAATATAAATAAATCGCATTTCTGAAAAGGGATATAATATTAGGAGTAACTAAAAGAGGGAAGTGAAAATTTTAAGAGGACGTAGTCAGTGGCAATGGTCGATAGAATTGCTAAATCTATCCTTCTGCTAACATCATATTCGTTTATGGCAAAAATGGAGGCTTTATCGTATATATTCTTACAAACATGGAAACACCTGGAAAATAAATGTAAGAACTGAATAATTTGGATTTCTCAGATTTTTTCATCTGTAATGGGAACTCAAAAAAAACTTACCTATTTACTTTCGATTTAAATCCAACTAAATATAGAAATAATTCCATTATTTAAAATTTCAAAAAAATTAAATATAAAAGCCAGAAAACAACCTTACTATTTGTACGGTTAATAAGGTAACATCCTTATTAAATATTTATAAGTTTGTTTAAAATTAAAATTATGAGAAAATTATTTACAATTCTTTTATCCACTTTTTTTTATTCAATCATTTTTATTTCATGCAGTACAGAGCAAGAAGAGAATTTGGAATTAGAAAAGCAGCAAACCAAAGAGTATTTTTACTTGAAAAATGCTGACGGTTCAGTAGTTATAAATATTGAACCAGAAATGAGAAATTTAACTTTTGAAGATCTAAAATCTCATAACAGAATTGAAGATGCGAAAGCATTTTTAAATACGTATGACAAACAGGGATTTTTAATACCGAAAAAACCTAAAAGTAAACCAGAGCAAGGGCCTCAAAAAATCACAGATTTTTATTATGGTTATCATGTAGAGGAATATGGTTGGTCTTCATTTAGTGACCCTGTAGCAGATTCTTCACCGAATGAATATTTTTTAGGGACAATTGCTGAAAGTAAAAGATTAGAAGCGTTTTATTTAAATTTGAATGGTTTGGATATATGCTACGAAGCTCATTTAACCCTTGTTGGATGGCAAGGAACTAAATGTAAGGGAAGTACAGCAGGTACGACTGGACAACAACGACAAATTGAAGCAATTAGAGTATATTTCAATGATGGAAGTGGAATTGCTTATTATAAATCTTATATTGAAAATCGAGGATGGGAAAGCTCTTGGAGTACTAATGGTGCAATATCAGGCACTACAAATCAAGATTTAAGATTAGAAGGTTTTAAGGTTAGATTTTATTTTTACTAATTTATGGTTTGGATGAATTAATGTAGTCCAAAGTGATTAAAAATCAACTATTCTAATTTTAGAATAGTTGATTTAAATGAATTATTATTTTCAAAATTTGACTAATTTTACCGATAATCTATGTGAATAATAGATTCATTAAAGCATTAAAATTCCTATATGGATTATAAAAATAAATCAAAGAAATATTATAATAATCAACGGACAGAAATGTCTGCATATTTACCATCATTTGCTAATAAAATTATTGATATAGGCTGTGGAGATGGAGCTTTTGGGAGCACTTTGAAAAAGAATGCGAATGTTGAAGTGTGGGGAATTGAATTAATGCAAGAGGAAGCCATGAAAGCATCAAAAAAACTTGATAAAGTGTTAGCAGGTAATTGCGAAACATTGATGCATGAACTACCTAATGATTATTTCGACGCTATTTATTTCAATGATGTATTGGAACATATGGTAAATCCTTATGAAGTTTTAAAATTTATTAAATCAAAATTATCTCCAAATGGGGTTATCATTAGTTCTATCCCAAACATGCGACATTATAAAACTTTTAAGAATTTAGTAATAGATAAAAAATGGACATACACAGATAGTGGAACTATGGATTTTACTCATTTAAGATTTTTTACCACTAAAAGTATTCAAGAAATGTATTTAAATCTTGGTTTTGAGATAGTTACTCATAAGGGAATTCAAAAAACAAAGTCCATAAAACCGTATCTTTATAATATTCCACTATTATTCTCTGCAATGGATATTTTTTATTTACAGTTTGCCACAGTAGTAAAAGTTAGTTAAGATATATGTGAGATAGATTTAAGGCAATAATATTTAATAATAACTTTTCTACGGAAACATTTGCCGAACTTTTTTGATTAGATCAATTTTTAAACACCCGCTTAATTAATTTTTTCCAATCACATTACATTAAAAATATTCTTTTTTTTTAAAAGTATTAGATCTTAAAACAATAAATTCTATGTATTACAGTATATTCTATAAAATAAGAAGGATAAAAAAATAGACTTATTATAAAACTAATTTTATTTTAATATTTAAAGTCAATCAACATAATTGATAAGGGAATTTTCTATATCTGATTGAATATCTTGTTTTTTTTTAAAAAAATTATCTCAAACACTTTTATAACCTCCATTTCAGGGTTTAAAATTTTGTGAAATACTTGTTTCTACGAATAAATAGTTTATTTATTTTATTAAATGTCATTTGCAACTCACCCCATTTCCTTTCATTTCGCAAAAGCTTCATTTCAGAAAAAGAGGTTCACTAACAATAGTCTTGGACACGAGCCAAAAAGATTTGATATCTTATAGATTTATGGAATAAATTTTTTTGGCTCAAGTCCGCTATTTTAGGACTTAAAACTATACTTTGTGTAAAGAACCCGATCTTCACTTCTTACAATTTATAATGCTTTCAAAGAATTACCTTTTGATACCAAAAAAAAGGATTTGAAATTAGCGGCCTGCATAAAGCCGCTTTGCTTTTTATAAGGCCTTTCCTAATTTCAGATCCTAAGAAGAAGCAGTATCAAAAGGTAATGCATACAGCTCTGAAAGAAGTAAATGAGAAAAGCACAGAAAACATATTATTTGATCTATACTGGGAAAACACAAAAGGAAAATGCTCCAGATAAAAAAAGTAAATGGGTTATACTATAGAATGAGCGCAGGGGTTTCTAATAGCAGAGGATGTCCTAATTAACCATCATTGTCACCATTTAGGTTATCTAGTTAGTCTACTACCTGATCAATAAATTGGTACTCTTCAAAGGGAATAAGTTGTAAGGTATGTCGCAATACCTCATTAACATTATATTTCGGTTGGGGTATTTGTTTATCGTTTAAACATTCATTTTCCTCTAATGCGAGGATGCACACTTTAATAAGATTTGTAATAAAATACATTAGTTCTAAATGACTCTGAACCTGAAAAGTTCCCGTATAATACTTGCCTTTCTTATTCTTTCGTGGAGTCAAATGATTAAGATTTTCTTCTTTAATCTCAGTTAATTTTTTGAGTATTCTTTTCCTTTTAAAGTTGTCTTTATTGGACTCTAAATTCTCTGTGGAGGGATTCTAATTCTTGAAGTTTCTTTTCTCCTTCATTAGCCACTTTTTCAAGAAACCTACGGCATAAGCGCTGTGCATAATTACTGTCCTCTATAGAAACGTCGTCAACTGATTTAAAATTGACATTGTACTGAGCATGGCATAGCGCATGAAATACCCGCTTGGAGCGAAAAGACTTTTTAGGTAATAATAACTTAGGGCTATTGCAGAAATTACCACAAAGATTTAAAAGATGACTAAGATCATAGTAACTAGGTTTATACTCCCAAAAAACATTCAACAACCCGGCACAAGCTTGCTGCAGTGATTGAGAGATTAAAAGTACCCTTGCAGATTCATCATAGATATCGTCGCAAACATCTACTTTATCTTTAAAGTAATAGGCCCGGTTCATACGGAATTCCCATTCTTTTTTAATTGTGGCATACATTTTTGGATGATAACAATAACCACTAGAAAATAAGCATTCAGTAGCGTATATTGCTTTCTCAGGGGTAAGAATTCGGCTCAGAAAATTGTCACCATGCTTTAACCGATACTTTACATCATTTAAAGTATAATGAATGGGATCAATTCTTACACTTTCGTTCATTTTAGAAAACACCTCACTCATAAATTCCTTTGGCTGTCCAATGTGTTCCTCGTCAATAATCAATAAAATTAGTTTATAAGAATTCACTGTTGAACTTTCCTTTTTAGGATTGGGGTTATGATGCAAGACAAAATCCAAAATGATATGCTATATGGAGACAAAGCGAGTAAAGTCATTTTAAGCAATTTTCCCTATCAGTTCTTCGGGAAGGTCAATGACCCTGATACTGCAAAATACTATGAACGTTTTTTTGAGATTGTCCGAAAAGAAACCACAAGTATCAACCGTGGTCATAACCTTAATTTTGACACCCGAATTACCAAGGGCGAAAAAGAAGTTTCGAAACATAGAGCAGATGTTTTCTTTCGTCTAAAACAAGGCAAGTTTATAACTTTTACAGACGGCAGGGGTGAAAGGGAGCAGTTTAAACTACAGCATATTCAAAAGGAATTGCCCAAAAAAATACCCCGTATTCTAATGAAGATTTACGACTGAATTTTGAAAAGATTTATAAGGACGTTAGTCTGGTGTTTGGGAGAAAAACCACCTAAACGACTTTTGCTTTCAAAAAGCTGTTTTTTGTTTTAGGTCTTTCTTTGATTATGTACATTTTATAGCAAAGACATTCGATTCTCTGATAGATGAGATGTTATAATTTCAACATCTTCGTTTTACTTTTTGTTTTATTTCGGTTTCAATTTTCACATTTCCGATTTTGGATGGTCAGTCCTTTTTCGACCATTATTTTGGTTTTATCTGGCATAACGTTTAGTATAAGAATAATAGCAGATTTTCAAGGCACTGACCTTTCAATTCATCGCTAAACTTTGTACAAAAACACGACCTTTGAATTTAGCACTAAAACCAATATATTTTTATACAGTGTTGGTAGTCGTTGTTGATTATTATTCATAATCTAAAAATCGTATGTCATATTCAATAGATAATATCTTGGCAAAATATTAGTTCTGTATATATTTGTGGAAAAGTCAGAAGTTTGTATTTGTTCAAAATTATCTTCATTCATTAAGTTTTTTGCAGTAAAATTAAACTCTAATTTTTTATTTTTTGGTCTGTATCTTATTGTAGCATCAAGAAACATATAATTTTCTGACTTCTGATTTCTATTTGGTAAAAAATAATCTGATGAAAGTAATACTAACCAATTTTTTACAGGTTTTAATATAATTTTAAAAGTGTTATTTAAAGATTCATTTAAAAACTCATTACTATTATCACTTTGAGAAATTGATTGCGAGAAATTGATTGTATTCTCAAAATTAACAAAAAGTCTAAACGCTGTTCTAAAGTATAATTCGGTATTAAAAAACCGACTTTCATTATTTCTTAATTCCGAATTATTTACAATATTCTTATATTGTGAAATGGAGTAATCTGAATTTAATTTTACAGTAGATTCTAAAAAACGAATATATTTTGTTGCCGAAAAGTTAAATTTTAAATTGTTATTATCTTGTGGTAAAAAGAAATAATTAACCTGTGTTGTATTTGGATTAATGGTAGAATTTGTAAAAAAATTACCATTCCTATTTTGGTAATTCATTCCTATAGTAACTTCTACTAAATTATATAAATCATTATGAAGATAGGAAAAACCATAACTTAAAGCCTCTTGTAATTCTAAATTTGGAATGTTACTAACAGATGTTCTATTGTTTATTAAAATTTGGTTCTGAAATAAAAAATCATCAACTATTGATGATTTTTTATAATTTACAGTTCCAAGAAAGGAAGAAATCCCGTTTAATTTATACTCTATATTTATTGAAGGTTCAAATAAAAAATTTGCTTGGGTGTTTTTTATATCACTTTCTTTGTCGTCAATTTCTTGGTCTAAATATGTAAATCTATAAGCAGAAGATAATTTCCATTTGCCAGTTTTAAATTGGTAAGAACCCAACTGATAAATAGTTTTTTTTGAATATCTTAAATTATTTATACCATTTTCTACTGTACTATTCCCTGTTAAATTTTGACTAAATAATTCGGATTGAAGTTTATTGTTGTCTATAATTCCTCCAAAAGAAAATGTATATTTATTCTTCTTTATAGTGGAGCCTAAAAGAATTGATTGTACTTCCAAATAATTTTTTGAATATTCACTTTTTTGAATGTCGTTTTCATAATTAATTGGGTCAATAATTGAAGGATTTATCTGAAAATTCTGTGGAATATTATTAGTAGATTGAAAAACAAAAAATTGAAACGCTTTTTTATCTGAAATCTTTTTTGTGTAAAGCAATTTTTGTCTTAAATAAAAACTTTCTGAATTGAGGATAGTTGTAAAACTATTATTGTTATTTGAAACAACAGATGATGGCGTTTGTATATTTTCTTGTCGTATTGTTAAATTAAACTCAAGCAACGAAATTTTTGAAGTGTTGTATTTTACGTCTAAATCGCCACGATATTGTTTTGGTTTTTTTTCAGTTGAAACATTATCAATTGTCGTAAATGACTGACCGTTAATAGTAAATTGATTTTCAAATAATTGCTCACTTGTAATTCCATCGTTCACATAATATAAGTTTGTTTTAACCTTTAGGCGTCTATTTATTTTAAAAAGAGCATTATAATTCCCAAAATATTGATTATTTATATTTACTCTTTCTTCATCTAAGGTGTTTAAAAAACGAGTTTCTGGGATTATTTTTTTTGTTAAAAACTTTTTTTCTATAATCTGTTCTCTGTTTTGATTAAATCCAAAATAATTGAAAGGAGAACGGTTAATACCAATATTATTATATGATAATGTGGCAAAAGATTTATAGGTTTTTGTAATACCAAGTAAATTTGTATTTATATCAAAAAATTCTTTGAGATTTTCTGAAACACCACTACCAAAATCGATATTTCCTGAAAAGTTGATTTTCCCTTTTTTCAATTTTAAATTTATTGAAACTTTATCTCCTTTTTCAATTCCTTTTAGTAACGCATTTTCCGAATAGTTTTCTATTGCTTCTATTTGCTCAACCATATCTACATTAATGTTTTTTGTGCCGAGCGTATAATTATGACCAAATAAATTGTCGCCATCCAAAGTTACATTTTCTACTAACTTACCATTGTATTTTATTGCTCCTGTATTTTTATCAACCTCAATTCCTGGCAGTTTCTTTATTATATCTTCAATCTTTCTTTCTGAGCCGTCACGATAGGAGTTAACGTTGTAACTCACAGTATCTTTTTTTATTTTAAACGGTTTTCTCTTTGCAGTTATTATAACTTCATCAAGTTGATTTCCTATCGTATCTTTATCTAACAAAAAATTAAAATTATAGGTTTTATTTTTATTAGGATTTTTTATAGTTTTAGTTGCTGTTATATAACCACTTGACTGTATTTCAACTATTATTTTTAAATACTCTTTTTTTAAGTTTATTTCATACTTTCCATTTCTCGCTATCGTATATTCTTTAACGTTAATACTATCATAGTCTTTAATTAAAACATACGAGTAATCCAAACTATTTTGTTCAACATCTGTTATTGTGCCTAAAATAGTTTGAGAATAACCAATAATAGTTGAGCTCAAAATAAGTGGAATAAGAAAAATATTTTTTATATACATACATCTGCAACCTCATTTAAAATCTCTAATCTCTTTTTTCAATAAAATCTAAAGTTTCATAGAGTTTAAAACTATTTTTATCAATCTCATCAACTAATGCTCCCGGTACTTGTGAAAATATAAAGAACATCTGTTCTTTATATCGTTCTATAGATTTTTTTTCAAATTCATTAAAAGTTGTTTGATTTTTATAATATGGTTTTGTTATTTCAAAACATTCAATGTTTTTATTAATTTTAGTTAACCTAAATTCATAAGTAGAAGTGTTTTCAGTTGCTGTTGCTTCAAGAACAAGACCTGGCAAGCCAATTAACTTCCAAGGACCTCCGTTTATTCCTAACTCATTTGTAAAAAATGCTGTCCAAGTTCTGTCATTAATAAAAGCAGTTGCTTTTTGAACATTATAGTCTCCTATTTTCTTAAATTCATTTTTAATTTCCCATTTTGGATAATTGATGATGTCTTTAATTAACACTTTACTTTTACAGCGAGTGTCATATAATATGCTGTATGTACTATCTTTTTTAAAATCATTATAATAAATCTTATCATCTTGACATATTTTCTTTGCTCCTACAACTTTAATAGAATCGTTTTCGGTAGTAATATCTTTAACAAAGTCATCTGGTTTCAACAAATTTACATATTGTGATAATTTAAATTTTGAGATATTATTTTTAGAATCTATCTCTAATATCCCATCGGCATTAAAAGTAAATTGTCCTTTAGTTCTAATAAGGTCATAGTTTAAGGTAGAAATATTATTTTGTGATAAGCAATAACAAGGTATCAATAATACTAAAAATATTTTTTTCATAATTGGATTATTAAAATAAATCAAACCCTAGTCTAATAAAAGTTAGGGTTTGATTTTTAGTTTAAAAATAGTTTAATTACTATCAATCATTAGGACACGCAATCTCTATTATATAGATTGTTCCTGAAACGCCTACTACTCTAGCGTAGCATTTTACTTGTGTAGAAATTGTTGTAATTTCTGTATCCTGTTCTACCACAGCGTTACTCTCTTTTACTTCATTTGAAGCAAAAGAAAAGGTTCCAGTTAGCATAAATGCTAAAGCAAAAAATAAATTTTTCATAATATTAAAAATATTAAAAATTAGTTTGAGAATAATTTAATTAGCCGTTATTCTTCGTTGTAGATTCTCCACATTTTCGACTTTTTAAGATTTTCATTTTTCCAGAGAGTTAATTTTTTTTTGTACTAATTCCGTAAATCGAATGTTCTTAAATTTACTCTGTTTATTCGGTTCTAATGACTACCAACATCAGGGTATATTTATTTGCATAATATGAGCGGACTCTACTGTTTACTTTTCAGACAACTCATTATCAAAGATTCGTTATTCTACCTATCTTATAAACCGTATATTCATATAAATCTCACTGAATAAGTGATTTAGAGCATGTTTAAAAACGATTCACAAGAATCATTCGATTCTATTGAGGATAATCTGACAATTCTGCCACAATACCCAATATTCCTGACTTTCCGGTGTTTTTTCATAATCCTTGTCCAGTCGCCTGAAGAAATTGAAGATCCCGAAGGTCCTTTCGGTGACCCATCTCCACTTTACCGGGACAAAGCCTTTCGAGGATGGCGGGCATGACGAGATCTCCACTTCCAGCCCTATTACCGTCCTCTCGACCCACTCCATGAACACCTTCTTGTAGGCATGGTCGGCCAGTATCTTTTCCATCCGGTCCAGATAGCCC
It encodes:
- a CDS encoding DUF6443 domain-containing protein; translation: MIYIGSNQTDALQYCNQTISGLEVESRLDVPNAIPVGTIIETTTFSGSISYYQISYSSASDNTSLNLYKGSVTNLDVCASHQGPIFSNRNYTLVKNYQRALQSSSESKEDMISQVVYYDGLGRPEQYIDIEQSPGGADIVRPVEYDGRGYKKYSYLSYPADSLVGNYRENASNEIENYYYNNYSQDFPSATSSAGINIFSETDFEASPLNKPIKQSAPGETWKMGSGQEIEYKYQVNEANEVRMYRVNFSNGNTELPILAVGTSTYHPAGTLYKTIIKDENHSSGTLHTMEEFKNKMGQVVLKRTYGSSDVNMDGDTLDAGETNSIHDTYFIYDRFGNLSFVLPPKTDSQNGIPNLTELKELVYQYKYDSRNRLIEKKIPGKYWEFIVYNTLDQPILIQDANLDAQNKWLFTKYDGFGRPIITGIFTNSSSRPSLQLVVDNFYANNYTKAWEEKTTSATYNYYTNNSYPTTGAEVLTLNYYDNYTFDATGNGLKLPSGTLIFGKAVSYDVKGLPTGSRIKILDQSTSEWVTTVIHYDDKGRAIYTGSYNDLLLVKETVKNELDFPGDVIGTQTYHRRSSDPSIATTDYFEYDHAKRLTKHTQQINEGAIEVIASNTYDELGQLVEKGVGNVETSVNRLQDIAYSYNIRGWLKQINNPASLGTNLFGFKIGYNEGINPLYNGNIALTQWKTANTDSSLKTYDYTYDALNRITTATDNISRYNLSGMAYDKNGNITNLTRKGHIVANPVSTNSTDFGTMDVLSYNYETNSNKLINVTDAILSIPGDGGFKDGNKSGNDYTYDTNGNLTSDANKGIPTNGIIYNHLNLPTSVTLPGGTISYIYDATGVKQRKVAAGTTTDYAGNYIYQNGSLQFFNHPEGYVEYDGGSFNYIYNYTDHLGNIRLSYINTGTSSSPNVQISKENNYYPFGLTHSGYNGGTNGLGNAAAKKYKFGGKELQDDNISGNSLDWYDFSARNYDPALGRWMNPDPLSDEFPNWSPYTFTNDNPIFFTDPTGLAPETIYENSITGATVEVDDGVDKTIVVDEKGFEKAKKYSKKGEVNKENYTPEEFSEYESFYNNQLYGETSKDRISNILDYLKDGLVEQLLDSGLKNPYQDVAIIEDYGLLSGGGKNVAKGTGKIIKAANGLEINGFVKHGLNRIIQRGVSPGSILDALKNPLKVGEVVIDKLGRQSQRFIGQFGEIVVNPKTGKIISGNPTASKKAARLLKRK
- a CDS encoding TraM recognition domain-containing protein, with the protein product MMQDKIQNDMLYGDKASKVILSNFPYQFFGKVNDPDTAKYYERFFEIVRKETTSINRGHNLNFDTRITKGEKEVSKHRADVFFRLKQGKFITFTDGRGEREQFKLQHIQKELPKKIPRILMKIYD
- a CDS encoding class I SAM-dependent methyltransferase, whose product is MDYKNKSKKYYNNQRTEMSAYLPSFANKIIDIGCGDGAFGSTLKKNANVEVWGIELMQEEAMKASKKLDKVLAGNCETLMHELPNDYFDAIYFNDVLEHMVNPYEVLKFIKSKLSPNGVIISSIPNMRHYKTFKNLVIDKKWTYTDSGTMDFTHLRFFTTKSIQEMYLNLGFEIVTHKGIQKTKSIKPYLYNIPLLFSAMDIFYLQFATVVKVS
- a CDS encoding GLPGLI family protein, which codes for MKKIFLVLLIPCYCLSQNNISTLNYDLIRTKGQFTFNADGILEIDSKNNISKFKLSQYVNLLKPDDFVKDITTENDSIKVVGAKKICQDDKIYYNDFKKDSTYSILYDTRCKSKVLIKDIINYPKWEIKNEFKKIGDYNVQKATAFINDRTWTAFFTNELGINGGPWKLIGLPGLVLEATATENTSTYEFRLTKINKNIECFEITKPYYKNQTTFNEFEKKSIERYKEQMFFIFSQVPGALVDEIDKNSFKLYETLDFIEKRD